A single window of Metallosphaera hakonensis JCM 8857 = DSM 7519 DNA harbors:
- a CDS encoding sulfocyanin-like copper-binding protein — translation MKNSQIALIVILVIIIAIGATILLTRHGSTPAHEANVTTNTTIVKVTNTTETTSNTTKTSSTNVSNSTNKTNVTEQNGNITKLPPGAVRLNYNQENHTAFVYLYASPTASNPLNYNGTTDGQLKIYVPENWSIYFTFYNPEPIGHALAVVQNNTPIPNQLQLSQDGKIIFEIGYNGGNGISGGLSVSGLLPSLPPGLYWIACPISGHAESGMWVDLISTNVSVPYEMV, via the coding sequence GTGAAAAACTCACAAATAGCTTTAATTGTAATTCTTGTTATTATAATTGCCATAGGAGCGACGATACTTCTAACCAGACATGGATCTACTCCGGCCCACGAGGCTAACGTAACGACCAACACTACGATCGTAAAAGTAACTAATACGACTGAGACCACGAGTAATACTACCAAGACTAGCTCCACAAACGTAAGTAATTCCACAAATAAAACTAATGTCACGGAGCAAAATGGCAATATAACGAAACTACCTCCCGGTGCAGTGAGATTAAACTATAACCAGGAGAACCACACGGCTTTCGTTTACCTTTACGCCTCTCCTACTGCCTCAAACCCCCTAAATTACAACGGGACTACTGATGGGCAGTTAAAGATATATGTCCCAGAGAATTGGAGCATATACTTTACCTTCTATAACCCGGAACCCATAGGACATGCCCTAGCGGTAGTCCAAAACAACACGCCTATCCCGAACCAACTACAGTTGTCTCAGGACGGGAAAATAATCTTTGAAATCGGATATAATGGGGGAAATGGAATATCGGGGGGACTCTCGGTTTCAGGTCTTCTCCCTTCTCTGCCTCCAGGTCTGTACTGGATAGCTTGTCCCATCTCGGGTCACGCTGAGAGCGGAATGTGGGTCGATCTGATTTCCACAAACGTCAGCGTCCCTTACGAAATGGTCTAA